Proteins encoded by one window of Candidatus Eremiobacteraceae bacterium:
- a CDS encoding biotin-dependent carboxyltransferase family protein, with amino-acid sequence MKNKVENGLTSRRTVRAIEAGMLTCVQDLGRRGAGWMGVSPCGAADWYSARAANRLVGNDDGRALIETTLSGTTLKISSDAIVAVSGADAPLAIGERVCEPWVAHAAPAGSLIVVGAARRGLRSYIALDGGLRVPEVFGSSSTDVTSGFGGRILERGDEFELGPDAKRTASLVGRRLPSLRLPTDALLRVLPGLDGRLTPSLLSNTYTVSARSSRQAMMLDGGRDGSAGAPSDIVSFGVTAGCVQIASDGAPMVLLVEHQTTGGYAVAACVIYADLPIVAQLRPGARVRFEMVSVEESEAALAERVSSLSGTGAGPQASTVRDNGFAERLTQGFFEGVEG; translated from the coding sequence GTGAAGAACAAGGTGGAGAACGGGCTCACCTCGCGCCGCACGGTGCGCGCTATCGAAGCCGGCATGCTCACGTGCGTGCAGGATCTTGGCCGTCGCGGCGCAGGCTGGATGGGCGTGTCGCCGTGCGGTGCTGCGGATTGGTATTCGGCGCGCGCCGCCAACAGGCTCGTTGGCAATGACGACGGCCGAGCGCTGATCGAGACGACTCTTTCCGGCACGACGTTGAAGATTTCGTCCGATGCCATCGTGGCGGTGAGCGGGGCGGATGCGCCGCTCGCGATCGGCGAGCGCGTCTGCGAGCCCTGGGTGGCGCACGCCGCGCCGGCGGGCAGCTTGATCGTGGTCGGAGCGGCGCGGCGAGGGTTGAGGTCCTACATCGCGTTAGACGGCGGCTTGCGCGTGCCCGAGGTGTTCGGAAGTTCGAGCACCGACGTGACTTCCGGATTCGGCGGCCGCATTCTCGAGCGAGGCGACGAGTTCGAACTTGGCCCCGACGCGAAGCGGACCGCTTCGCTTGTGGGGCGACGGCTCCCGAGTCTGCGACTGCCGACCGACGCATTGCTGCGGGTGTTGCCCGGACTTGACGGCCGCCTCACGCCGTCGCTGCTTTCCAACACGTATACGGTCAGCGCACGTTCATCCCGCCAGGCGATGATGCTGGACGGCGGACGCGACGGGTCGGCCGGCGCGCCGTCGGACATCGTTTCGTTCGGCGTGACGGCTGGCTGCGTGCAGATCGCAAGCGACGGAGCTCCGATGGTGCTGCTCGTCGAGCACCAGACGACAGGCGGCTACGCCGTCGCCGCGTGCGTCATCTACGCCGATCTGCCCATTGTCGCGCAGCTGCGGCCCGGCGCGCGGGTGCGCTTCGAGATGGTCAGCGTAGAAGAGTCTGAGGCGGCGTTGGCAGAGCGGGTCAGCTCGCTATCCGGAACCGGCGCCGGTCCGCAAGCCTCGACCGTGCGCGACAACGGCTTTGCGGAGCGCCTGACGCAGGGTTTTTTCGAAGGAGTCGAGGGATGA
- a CDS encoding GNAT family N-acetyltransferase: MTTIEKRRIVVDGEVVGCISSFQRFGYAEISYWIDKRHWGKGIATKALAEYLLEVKERPIYARAGKDNMGSIRVLEKCGFKRAGTPTTEELIFVLDQ, from the coding sequence ATGACTACGATCGAAAAACGACGCATCGTCGTTGACGGAGAAGTGGTCGGATGCATTTCGAGCTTTCAGCGCTTCGGCTATGCTGAAATCAGCTATTGGATTGACAAGCGGCATTGGGGAAAAGGCATCGCCACGAAAGCGCTCGCGGAGTATCTACTTGAGGTGAAGGAGCGGCCGATCTATGCGCGCGCTGGGAAAGACAACATGGGTTCCATTCGCGTATTGGAAAAATGCGGCTTCAAACGTGCCGGCACCCCAACGACTGAAGAGCTCATCTTCGTCCTCGACCAATGA
- a CDS encoding 5-oxoprolinase subunit PxpA has protein sequence MKPASHIDLNCDMGELPGPRGRASDEELLALVTSANVACGGHAGDAASMEATVLAAAARGVSVGAHPSYADRANFGRRSRAQSPGDAAAALIGQLTAFREIANTCDVSLRHVKPHGALYNDAAVDWSIATAVAGAVATFNASLVLVGLAGSLLLDAGRAAGLQVAAEGFCDRAYETDGTLRARALPGAVFDDPELAARQAVRLAQRGDIDTLCIHGDTEAAVPIARAVRAALGDAVIRIAKL, from the coding sequence ATGAAGCCGGCGTCGCACATCGATCTCAATTGCGATATGGGCGAGCTGCCTGGCCCGAGGGGCCGCGCCTCCGACGAGGAGTTGCTCGCGCTCGTCACTTCCGCCAACGTCGCGTGCGGCGGCCACGCCGGCGACGCGGCGTCAATGGAAGCCACGGTTCTCGCGGCGGCCGCGCGAGGCGTATCGGTCGGAGCGCATCCGTCGTACGCGGACCGCGCGAACTTCGGCCGCCGGTCGCGCGCGCAATCACCTGGCGACGCAGCTGCCGCACTGATCGGTCAGTTGACCGCATTTCGCGAAATTGCGAATACGTGCGACGTATCATTAAGACATGTGAAGCCGCACGGAGCGCTGTACAACGATGCTGCCGTCGACTGGTCTATAGCGACCGCGGTCGCCGGCGCTGTGGCGACGTTCAATGCTTCGCTCGTGCTGGTGGGCCTGGCCGGATCGCTGCTGCTCGATGCAGGGCGCGCCGCCGGTTTGCAAGTGGCGGCTGAGGGGTTCTGCGATCGAGCGTACGAGACCGATGGCACTTTACGCGCCCGCGCATTGCCCGGCGCGGTGTTCGACGACCCGGAGCTTGCCGCACGGCAGGCCGTCCGGCTCGCGCAGCGCGGCGACATCGACACGCTATGCATCCACGGCGACACGGAGGCGGCGGTGCCCATCGCCCGCGCGGTCCGCGCGGCGCTTGGCGACGCTGTGATCCGCATCGCGAAGCTGTGA
- the rimP gene encoding ribosome maturation factor RimP, translating to MRDDRQRIETIVEIVVADFAGVELVRRLVVRERGGYSLRIMLDREGGVSTELCEAVSKSIAMRIDALSDPAPDYDLEVASAGLDRPLFTASHFRRFAGRKAKIVTSQPVGNRVEFSGPIVTADEIAVVIDDPHAGATPVPLAAIKRANLIYDASADFKRK from the coding sequence ATGCGAGACGACCGTCAACGCATCGAGACCATCGTCGAGATCGTCGTCGCGGACTTCGCAGGCGTCGAGCTCGTGAGGCGGCTCGTCGTGCGCGAGCGCGGCGGCTATTCACTTCGAATCATGCTCGACCGCGAGGGCGGCGTGTCGACCGAGCTCTGCGAAGCGGTGAGCAAGTCCATCGCGATGCGCATCGACGCGCTGTCAGACCCGGCACCGGATTACGATCTCGAGGTGGCGTCGGCCGGATTGGACAGGCCGCTTTTCACCGCATCACATTTCCGCCGCTTTGCCGGCCGCAAGGCGAAGATCGTGACCTCGCAGCCCGTAGGGAACCGTGTGGAGTTCAGCGGACCCATCGTGACCGCCGATGAGATCGCGGTCGTCATCGATGATCCGCATGCCGGAGCCACGCCGGTGCCGCTCGCGGCGATCAAGCGCGCTAACCTGATCTACGATGCGAGTGCAGACTTCAAGAGAAAATGA
- a CDS encoding allophanate hydrolase subunit 1: protein MRRAADALGSMVPLGETLRIVMTTSFRPLGDLGVLVDLGDGDNADLAVKAMELAGSLRLALGSAAHDVVPAYRSVFVRFDPLTTSPARQLMLVSEAVNQVAIDFSPPEEIRQPRARRITLGVCFGGQNGIDFEQTAHDLGMRERRMRDLICQPEYRVAFLGFLAGFPYLLGLPEAFAGARRLTSPRPRVPAGSVAIAAGQCGVYPRTASGGWRLLGLTAATLFDPERDPAALMRPGDTVIFEPRDRLADAIADIA, encoded by the coding sequence ATGCGCCGCGCGGCCGATGCGTTAGGAAGTATGGTGCCGCTGGGCGAAACGCTGCGCATCGTGATGACAACTTCGTTCAGACCGCTGGGGGACTTGGGAGTCTTGGTCGACCTCGGCGACGGCGACAACGCAGACCTCGCGGTGAAGGCGATGGAGCTAGCCGGCTCATTGCGCTTAGCACTTGGAAGCGCGGCACACGACGTGGTGCCGGCGTATAGGTCGGTGTTCGTGCGATTCGATCCGTTGACGACTTCGCCGGCGCGGCAACTAATGCTCGTCAGCGAGGCCGTGAACCAGGTCGCGATCGATTTTTCGCCACCGGAGGAAATCCGGCAGCCGCGCGCGCGACGCATCACGCTCGGCGTTTGTTTCGGCGGCCAAAACGGCATCGACTTCGAACAGACGGCGCACGACCTCGGCATGCGCGAGAGGCGCATGCGCGATTTGATCTGTCAACCGGAATACCGGGTCGCGTTCTTGGGCTTTCTCGCGGGTTTTCCGTATTTGTTGGGTCTGCCTGAAGCGTTTGCCGGCGCACGCCGCTTGACGTCGCCCCGTCCGCGCGTGCCTGCCGGCAGCGTCGCGATCGCTGCCGGACAGTGCGGCGTCTATCCGCGAACTGCAAGCGGCGGCTGGCGGCTCCTGGGGCTCACTGCCGCCACGCTCTTCGATCCCGAGCGCGATCCGGCCGCGCTGATGCGCCCCGGCGACACCGTTATTTTCGAGCCGAGAGACCGGCTCGCCGATGCGATCGCGGACATCGCGTGA